CACCAAAACCTCCTCCGCCGCACAGTCTGAGCTCCAAGGCAATAGAGAGGACGTGCAGACGGCGCTACAAGACCACATCCAGCGCTTGGGGCTCTCGCTCGATGCGGACCCCCGCGACCCTCTCGCGCTCCTGATTGTCGTCCCGGAAAACAAGCTGACGTTTGAGTTCGGAAAAAGCACGTTATCCTCGACTGCGGATGAGTTTCTCGCAGAGGCCCTCCCCTTCTATGTGGGGGCCTTGTGCGGGCCACTGCGTGACAAGATCGACTCGCTCGCCATCGAAGGCCATACCGATGATCACGGCAGCGATGCCTTGAATCTCAAGTTGAGTCAGGAGCGCTCGCTGGCTGTCATGGTGAAGGGGATGGAGATCATTCAGACCAAAGAGCCATCAGCCTATCAATGTTTTCAAGAAATCACGTCGGCGACCGGACGCGGCAGACAAGACCTGATCTATGATGCGGCGGCAATCGTCAATCGCGAGAAAAGCCGCCGGGTGATTTTCAAGATTCGACTTCGTTCTGCCGAACAGCGGCATCATCTAGAGCGTCCAACCAAGGCGCTGTGATCGCTGCCGGCCGCAGGGACGAGAAAACCCATGTTTGGAAATGGACCGGCGAAACAGATCAGGCGGACATGCGGGAGCCAGCTAAGCTGCCGAGACGACGTTTCGCCCAGAGATAACTGGTGCTCAATTGAGGCTGACTGGCCTGACGAACCAATTCGGCGCCGACGAGAATGATCGCACCACCCACCATCGCATGAAGCTGGAACGGTTCGCCCAAGAAAAGACAGGCAAACAGAATCGCACAGACAGGGGTCAGGTTCTGGTATACCGCAACTGTCGCAGGGGAAATGGTTTGGAGCGCGCGATAGCGCAAGAGGAAGACGGAGGCCGTGGCCACTCCGATGTACAGCACGGAGGAAGCGATCGGCATCGACAGATCGTCGGTCGGCAGATGCCCCCAGACCAACGCCGCGACCGCCAGCAACAACGCACTGCTGCCGAACATGACCGTATTGGCGGTCATAGCCCCGAAGCGTTTCACGATGTCGGCACTCCCCACCAGGTGCGCAGCCATCATGATCGTAAAGACAAGAATCAAGAAATCTCCAAATCCGAAATTTGCTTGAAAGTTTGACAGTTTCTCTGACATCGCGATCCCGCCACCAACCAAAGACGTCACAATACCGACAATCTTGAGCGGACGACTCTGGCTCTTTTGCAGGACCACACTAAATAGTGCCGTAACCGGTGAGAGCAGACTGTAGATCACAATGTAATGGGTGACGCTGGTGAGGCGAAGACCCCAGGCCGCAATCACATAGGACCCGACCCCGAGCGCTCCCAAGAGCGTCAGTCTGAGCAAATCCCCAGCGGTCAACCCACTCAGCCCTCTCCGGTCTTGCGCGAGGGTAATCGCGAGCAAAAAGGCGAACCCGATCATCACCCTGATAAGGGCCATCCCCAGCGGATCCACCGTACTGTGCGTGAAGACAAACTTCGTGACGGTCGGTACCGTGCTGAGGAGCAGGACGGCGCTGATAAGATAGACGAATGGCTGAAGGCTCGGCGACTCCCCTGACGAACCGTTCGCTTCACCTGAACTGGTCGCCATGAATTAAAACCCTGTCAGATTGAGTACATTCAATTGCTCGATGAACTGAGTCAGACAATGTTGGTGCGCGGGAGAAATGCTGGTGATGCGGGCGCCAAATTGAGGCGCCGCCGCGTACGTAATCTCGACCGTGCAGTGGATCGGGGCTCCCTTGGTCAGCTGGAATTCGAGATCAAGCCTGTCTCCAATTGCACCAGCGAGATCCGTGCGGATCTGAAATCCCTTTTCCGTAAGGTCGAGCACTTCGCAGGGAACAACCTCAGCCCCTCGACTGACCTGGCCATTCCGTTCGATCGCGACTCTGAAGAATTCCCGCTTCTGCGTCATGTCGTCAGTGACCTTTCATACGTCCGGCTCATGATCTATCCTTGCAGGACCGAGAGGAATGAAGAGGAACGAGTCCTTCCGAAGTATAGCAGGCCCTCGATAGCCCTAGAACATCGGCCCTGAGACTACGCCAGACGGCTGGAGTTTGTGGGCGAGAACCTGATGAACCTCTGCTATAATCCACCAGACCATCCGCAGATCTTTCAACGAATTCAATCCGTTGGAATGGCATGATCCCTACCGCTCACCGCGACGACCCCAAGCTCGCACGGCTGCTCATCCTGGATGAGCTCTTCGACCTTTCGCTCTACAAAGCACTGCGGGATATTTCGACGGATGCAGATGCCAGAAATACACTAGATGAATTAGTGCTGATTGAAACCAGACACCTGGCCTTCTGGCAAAAATTCTTCGACCTCAAATTAGATCGCCTGAATCCTGGCCGACAACTGAAGCTGTGGTGCTTCATATGGCTCTGCCGCCTGTTCGGGTCCACGGCAGTCCATCTCGTCCTGGAAGCCATCGAAGTCTACGGGGTCAGAAAATATCTCGCCCTCTGGAATTCCTACCAGGATCAGCCCCTGGGCGAAGCCCTCAAGGGGATCCTGCAAGACGAGTTCAAACATGAGGATGTGCTCGTCACAAAACTGACCGAGCGAAAAATCAATCCAGAAAAGAT
The sequence above is a segment of the Nitrospirota bacterium genome. Coding sequences within it:
- a CDS encoding OmpA family protein — translated: MTRTTAQGAGASHTTIGITDLMTSLAVVFILLFAAQITKTSSAAQSELQGNREDVQTALQDHIQRLGLSLDADPRDPLALLIVVPENKLTFEFGKSTLSSTADEFLAEALPFYVGALCGPLRDKIDSLAIEGHTDDHGSDALNLKLSQERSLAVMVKGMEIIQTKEPSAYQCFQEITSATGRGRQDLIYDAAAIVNREKSRRVIFKIRLRSAEQRHHLERPTKAL
- a CDS encoding DMT family transporter, with protein sequence MATSSGEANGSSGESPSLQPFVYLISAVLLLSTVPTVTKFVFTHSTVDPLGMALIRVMIGFAFLLAITLAQDRRGLSGLTAGDLLRLTLLGALGVGSYVIAAWGLRLTSVTHYIVIYSLLSPVTALFSVVLQKSQSRPLKIVGIVTSLVGGGIAMSEKLSNFQANFGFGDFLILVFTIMMAAHLVGSADIVKRFGAMTANTVMFGSSALLLAVAALVWGHLPTDDLSMPIASSVLYIGVATASVFLLRYRALQTISPATVAVYQNLTPVCAILFACLFLGEPFQLHAMVGGAIILVGAELVRQASQPQLSTSYLWAKRRLGSLAGSRMSA
- a CDS encoding PilZ domain-containing protein yields the protein MTQKREFFRVAIERNGQVSRGAEVVPCEVLDLTEKGFQIRTDLAGAIGDRLDLEFQLTKGAPIHCTVEITYAAAPQFGARITSISPAHQHCLTQFIEQLNVLNLTGF